CTTTTCAATTCTTTCATCTTTTTTATCGACCGATTTAAGAAGAACTTCATACGCTTTTTTATACTCGCCTTTTCCAGCAAACCTCTCAGCCCTTTCGACAGCCCCTCCATAAGAGCCAGTTTCAAGGCGCATGCAAGCGACCGCGGAGACGTACGTTTTATGGTACGTCGACAAGGAAGCGCAGCATGTAACGCAGAAAATGGCCTTTTTCAGCAGTCTATCAACATATCATAAGTATCACTTAGAGACTGAGGTAATACCTTTGTATCCGTCAACACCGGCATAAAATTCGTGTCTCCACTCCAACGGGGAACAACATGTATGTGGACGTGATTAACAATTCCAGCGCCTCCCACTCGTCCTAAATTCATTCCAATGTTAAATCCGTGAGGCTTCATTTTTTTGATCAGAATTTTTTTAAACTGATTAATGTATTGAAACATTTCCTGAATTTCTTCCGGAGCGAGCAAGGACACATCGCCCAAGTGCCGATAGGGCGTAACCATAAAATGCCCACTGCTATAAGGGAAAAGATTTAAGACCGCAAAACTAAATTTTCCTCTCGCAAGAATAAGATTTTTTTTATCTTTTCTTTCTTTGGGCTTTTTACAAAAAATACACCCCTTTTCAGGAATATGCTTAATATACCTGAGACGCCAGGGTGCCCATAAATGCTTCATCATTAGTTGTGAGTGGTAAGTGGTGAGTTGTGAGTGAAA
The genomic region above belongs to Chlamydiota bacterium and contains:
- a CDS encoding HIT domain-containing protein, producing MKHLWAPWRLRYIKHIPEKGCIFCKKPKERKDKKNLILARGKFSFAVLNLFPYSSGHFMVTPYRHLGDVSLLAPEEIQEMFQYINQFKKILIKKMKPHGFNIGMNLGRVGGAGIVNHVHIHVVPRWSGDTNFMPVLTDTKVLPQSLSDTYDMLIDC